The Klebsiella quasivariicola region GATCCGCAGGATATTCAGGCATTCCGTGAACTCGATAAACTGGGCGTAAAACTCGATTTACGCGTGGTCGCATCAGACCCGTCAGTTAATATTCTCGACAAAATTAACGAAACGACTTTCTGCGAATAAAAAATAGCGCCTGTTGTGATATGCCGTAGCAGGCAGGATAACTCACACCTTAAAGGTCAAAATTATGGAAATTAGTACCCTACAAATAATAGCCATATTTATTTTTTCCTGTATTGCCGGAATGGGCAGCGTGCTGGACGAATTTCAGACCCATCGACCCCTTATCGCCTGTACCGTAATTGGCCTCATCCTGGGTGATTTAAAAACCGGGGTTATGCTCGGCGGCACGCTGGAGTTGATCGCCCTCGGCTGGATGAACGTGGGGGCTGCACAGTCACCAGATTCGGCGCTGGCCAGCATTATCTCCGCCATTCTGGTGATTGTGGGCCACCAGAGCATTGCCACCGGCATCGCCATTGCCCTGCCGGTGGCCGCCGCCGGGCAGGTGCTGACCGTTTTCGCTCGCACCATTACCGTGGTGTTCCAGCACGCCGCGGACAAAGCGGCCGAGGAGGCGCGCTTTCGCACCATCGACCTGCTGCATGTCTCCGCGCTGGGGGTGCAGGCGCTGCGCGTGGCAATTCCGGCGCTGGTGGTCTCTCTGTTCGTTAGCGCGGACATGGTCAGCAGTATGCTTAGCGCGATCCCGGAATTCGTCACCCGCGGTCTGCAGATTGCCGGCGGTTTTATTGTCGTCGTGGGCTACGCGATGGTGCTGCGAATGATGGGCGTGAAGTACCTGATGCCCTTCTTTTTCCTCGGTTTTCTCGCTGGTGGTTATCTCGACCTCAGCCTGCTGGCTTTCGGCGGCGTGGGCGTCATCATCGCGCTGATCTACCTCCAGCTCAATCCGCAGTGGCGTAAGGCTGAACCCGCCGCCTCCACCGCCCCCTCTGCACCCGCCCTTGACCAGCTTGACGACTAACGGAGCCGAAAATGGAACAGAAAAAAATCACGCAAGGCGACCTGGTGAGCATGTTTCTCCGCTCCAACCTCCAGCAGGCCTCCTTTAACTTCGAACGTATTCATGGCCTGGGATTTTGCTACGACATGATCCCGGCGATCAAACGCCTGTATCCGCTCAAAGCCGATCAGGTCGCGGCGCTGAAGCGTCATCTGGTGTTCTTTAATACCACGCCGGCGGTATGCGGCCCGGTGATCGGCGTCACCGCCGCCATGGAGGAGGCTCGGGCCAACGGCGCGGCCATTGACGATGGCGCTATTAACGGCATCAAGGTGGGTCTGATGGGCCCGCTGGCAGGCGTCGGCGACCCGCTGGTCTGGGGCACGCTGCGGCCGATTACCGCGGCCCTCGGCGCCTCGCTGGCCCTCTCCGGCAATATTCTGGGGCCTTTGTTATTTTTCTTTATTTTCAACGCGGTGCGATTGGCAATGAAGTGGTACGGCCTGCAGCTGGGCTTCCGTAAGGGGGTCAATATCGTCAGCGATATGGGCGGTAACCTGCTGCAGAAGCTGACCGAAGGCGCCTCCATTCTCGGCCTGTTTGTCATGGGGGTGCTGGTGACCAAATGGACCACCATCAATGTGCCGCTGGTGGTCTCCCAAACGCCCGGTGCTGACGGCGCCACCGTCACCATGACCGTCCAGAACATCCTCGATCAGCTCTGCCCCGGCCTGCTGGCGCTGGGCCTGACGCTACTGATGGTGCGTCTGCTGAATAAGAAAGTGAATCCAGTCTGGCTGATTTTCGCCCTGTTCGGCTTAGGCATTATCGGCAACGCTCTCGGCTTTCTGTCCTGATTATTCCGCCCCGGCGATGCCGGGGTGACGTCAACAACATAGCCCCGAAAGATGAAGGGGATGAGGTGGTTTATGCAAACAACAACGGCCCTGCGCCTGTATGGCAAACGTGACCTGCGCCTGGAAACCTTTACCCTCCCGGCGATGCAGGACGATGAGATCCTCGCCCGGGTGGTCACTGACAGCCTGTGCCTTTCTTCATGGAAAGAGGCCAATCAGGGTGCCGCTCATAAAAAGGTGCCAGATGATGTGGCCACCAGGCCCATTATTATCGGCCATGAATTCTGCGGCGAAATCCTCGCCGTCGGTAAAAAGTGGCAGCATAAGTTTCAGCCTGGGCAGCGCTACGTGATCCAGGCCAACCTGCAGTTGCCCGACCGGCCCGACTGCCCCGGCTACTCATTCCCATGGATCGGTGGCGAAGCCACCCATGTGGTGATCCCCAATGAGGTGATGGCGCAGGATTGCCTGCTCACCTGGGAGGGGGATACCTGGTTTGAAGGATCGCTGGTCGAGCCGCTCTCCTGCGTCATTGGCGCCTTCAACGCCAACTATCATCTGCAGGAGGGGAGTTACAACCACGTGATGGGGATCCGTCCGCAGGGGCGCACCCTGATCCTGGGCGGGACGGGGCCAATGGGGCTGCTGGCCATCGACTATGCGCTACACGGCCCCATCAATCCTTCACTACTGGTAGTGACCGATACCAATAAGCCGAAGCTCAGCTACGCCCGCCGTCATTACCCCTCTGAGCCGCAGACGCTGATCCACTATCTCGACGGCCATGAGGCCAGTCGCGATACGCTGCTGGCGCTCAGCGGCGGCCATGGCTTCGACGATATCTTCGTGTTTGTGCCAAACGAACAGCTGATCACTCTGGCCTCCTCGTTGCTGGCCCCGGACGGCTGCCTGAATTTCTTTGCTGGCCCCCAGGATAAGCAATTCAGCGCCCCGATCAACTTCTACGACGTGCACTACGCCTTTACCCACTACGTCGGCACCTCCGGCGGCAATACTGACGATATGCGCGCCGCGGTGGCGCTGATGCAGGCGAAAAAGGTCCAGACGGCGAAAGTGGTCACCCATATTCTCGGCCTGAACGCCGCGGGCGAAACCACCCTCGATCTGCCTGCCGTCGGCGGGGGGAAAAAGCTGGTATATACCGGAAAAGCCTTCCCGCTCACGCCGCTTGGCGAGATCGCCGATCCCGAACTGGCAGCGATTGTGGCACGTCACCATGGGATCTGGTCCCAGGAGGCTGAAGCGTATCTGCTGGCCCACGCGGAGGATATTACGCATGATTAACCGCGATACGCTGCTGTGTATCTCTCTGGCGGGTCGCCCCGGCAACTTCGGCACCCGCTTTCATAACTATCTGTATGAAAAGCTGGGGTTGAACTATCTCTACAAAGCCTTTACGACAACGGATATTGAGGCGGCGGTAAAAGGGGTTCGCGCATTGGGTATCCGCGGCTGTGCGGTCTCCATGCCGTTTAAAGAGAGCTGCATACCGTTTCTTGACGCGATCGACCCGTCGGCAAAAGCCATCGACTCCGTCAACACCATCGTCAATGACGACGGGAAGTTAACCGGGCTAAACACCGATTACATCGCGGTTAAAAGCCTGATCGCCAGCCATCGGCTCGATACCAACGCCAGAGTGATGATTCAGGGTAGCGGCGGCATGGGGAAAGCCGTCATTGCCGCCTTCCGTGATGCCGGTTTTCGCGATGTGATCATTGCGGCCCGCAATCGCCAGCGCGGCCTGGCGCTGGCAAAACAGTATGGCTTTCAGTGGCAGCCCCTGCCGGAAGGGATCGCAGCTGAGATTCTGGTCAATGTTACACCGCTGGGCATGGCAGGGGGAGCGGAAAGCAACACGCTGGCGTTCAGCGAGGCCATGGTGGCCCAGGCCAGCGTCGTGTTTGACGTGGTCGCGTTGCCGGCGGAAACTCCGCTGATTCGCCTGGCGCAGCAACGGGGTAAGCAGACCATCAGCGGTGCGGAAGTTATTGCCCTGCAAGCCGTCGAGCAGTTTGCCCTTTATACCGGCGTACGGCCGGATAGCGCGCTGGTGGCAGAGGCCTCGGCGTTTGCCAGAAGCTAGTATGTCCCTCCCGGGAAGGCGTCAGCCACGTCCCGGGAGGGCTACCTCGCCAGAAAAGAAGCGACATAAACGGAAATCTCAGTAGTCATCTCGTTCGTCGTCTTCATCCGGCTGCTCCATCACGCTGTAGGCCACCGAGCAGAACAGGCTGTTCAGACGCTTCATATCCCCCAGCAGCGCCAGGTGCAACGTACTGGTTTCGATACTCTGCACGTTCTGCTGATGCAGACGGTCAACGTGCGCATGCGAGTAACGGCGGTTAAGAATGCGGAACCGGTGTTTGCTGCGCCGCAGACGGCGGGCGCTGGGTACATCGCTGGAGAAGAAGACCGACATCGCCAGCTGCAGATTGCTGAGCAGCAGATCGTACAGCGCATCCAGCTCCTTTAACCCTTCCACCGAGAAGGCGCGTCGTGCCGCCAGTGATTTATCGGCGATCTCGCTGCCCATCCGCTCGACGATATCGGACGCCTGCTCGAGGTTTAACGACATTTCAATGATTTCCGCCCAGCGCCGGGATTCCTCTTCCGCCAGCTCATCCTTTGGCATTCGCGCCAGATAGAGCTTAATGGCGGTGTAGAGTACGTTGATATCGTCCGCCATGCGGCGCAGCTCTTTCTCCTGACGCGGTTCGCCATGCATCACCTTATGCAGGCTCTCCAGCATCTGCTCCATCGCATCACCAATGCGCAGGGTCTCACGCGCGGCATTGGCCAGCGCCAGCGCCGGGGTGTCCAGCGCCGACGGGTCGAGATGCTTGGGTTTGAGATGGTTATCCAGCTCGGGCTCATCGTGAATCAGACGCTGGCACAGCTTCGCCATCGGCCCGGCGAAGGGCACCATCGCGATGCAGCGCAGCAGGTTGTAAAAGACGTGGAAGTAGATGACCAGTTCAGACTCCGCCAACGGCAGCTTGTGCATCACCGCGGCCAGCGGATGGACAAACGGCAGAATAATCAGGCTCCCCACCAGCTTAAACAGCAGGCTACCCAACGCCACGCGGCGCGCTGCCGCGTTCGCCGCGCTGTTGTTGAGCATCGCCAACAGCCCCGATCCCAGGTTGGCGCCAATCACCAGGCACAGCGCCACCGGGAAAGAGATCGCTCCCGCCGCGGTCAGCGTCGCGGTCAACAGCACTGCCGCCAGACTGGAGTAGCTGATGATCGCGAATACGGCGCCAATCAAGGCATCCAGCATGATATCGCCGGTCAGCGAGGCAAAAATCACCTGCACGCCGTTGGCCTGAGTAATGGGGTGGACGGCCTGAACAATCAGCTCCAGGGCCAGCAGGATCAGCCCCAGGCCGATCCCCACCCGCCCCAGCTGCCCGGCACGGGTTTGCTTGCGGCCAAGGAAGAAGATCACCCCGATAAATATCAGCAGCGGCGACAGCCACGACAGGTCGAAGGTCAGCACCCTCGCCATCAGCGCCGTCCCGACGTCAGCCCCCAGCACCATCACCAGCGCCGGCGTCAGGCCCACTAAATCCTGGGCAACAAACGAGGTCACCAGCATGGTGGTGGCATTGCTGCTTTGCACCAGCGCAGTGACGCCAAGACCCGCGCAGAAGGCGAGCGGCTTTTTCTCTACGCTGCTACTGAGAACGGTACGCAGGCGAGCGCCATAGACGCGCATCACCCCGGTACGCACGATATGCGTGCCCCACACCAGCAGAGCAACCGCGGACAACAGGTGTAGCAGAGTTAACACGGAATCAGCTTCTCCTTATCGTTATAGGTGTTCCGACGTTCTGGAACCTCTCTCAGTATAAGGGGTTAACCTCAATAAAGAGACAAGGCGCTCACAGAGCGCCTTGTTTGTTGTAAGGAAAGGTGACGATTTAGTCGGCATCATAGCCCAGATTAGGCGCTAACCAGCGTTCGACTTCCGCCGGGGTCATCCCTTTACGCAGCGCGTAGTCTTCGACCTGGTCGCGCTGGATCTGCGCCACGGCGAAGTACTTGCTGTCCGGATGGCTGAAATACCAGCCGGAAACCGATGCGCCCGGCCACATGGCGAACGATTCGGTGAGCTTCATGCCGGTATGGGCTTCCACGTCCAGCAGTTGCCAGATGGTGCCTTTTTCGGTGTGCTCCGGACAGGCCGGATACCCCGGCGCAGGGCGGATCCCCTGGTAGTTCTCACGGATAAGCTCCTCATTGCTGAGGTTCTCATTGGCCGCATACCCCCAGTAGACCTTGCGTACTTTCTCATGCAGATACTCGGCAAAGGCCTCCGCCAGACGATCGGCGATGGCCTTGATCATGATCTTGTTATAGTCATCATGCTGCGCTTCATAGGCGTCCGCCAGCGCGTCCTCTTCCAGGCCGCCGGTGACGGCGAAGGCGCCGATATAGTCCGCTTTGCCGCTCAGCTTCGGCGCGACGAAGTCGGCGAGGCAGTAGTTGGCGAAGCCGACCTTCTCCGTCTGCTGGCGCAGATGATGGCTCACCGTCAGCACGTGAGTGCGGGTTTCGTCGCGATAAATTTCAATATCGTCGCCGACGCGGTTGGCCGGGAACAACCCGACCACGCCACGCGGGTTCAGGGTTTTCTCTGCGCTGAGTTTATCCAGCAGCTCGTTGGCGTCTTTGAACAAGCGCTGTGCCTCTTCACCGACCACTTCATCTTCCAGAATCCGCGGGTATTTGCCCGCCAGCGACCAGGTCATGAAGAACGGCGTCCAGTCGATGTAGTTACGCAGCGTCTCGATGCTCGCTTCCACCTCCTGTATCCCCAGGCGATGGGCCACCGGCGGCGTGTAGCTCTCCCAGTCGAAGGCCAGATCGTTTTCCCGCGCCGCGGCCAGGGTTACCGGCGGGGTGCGCGGTTTTTTACGCCCATGCTGGATACGCACGGTCTCATACTCTTTGCGCGTGCGGGCGACAAAATCATCGCGCTGCGTCTCCGAGAGCAGCGCAGCCACCACCCCGACGGTGCGCGAGGCGTTCTGTACGTAAACGGTCGGTCCGCTGTAGTTCTGCTCGATTTTCACCGCCGTATGCGCTTTCGAGGTAGTCGCGCCGCCTATCAGCAGCGGGATGGTAAAGCCCTGGCGCTCCATCTCTTTCGCCACGTTGACCATCTCGTCCAGCGACGGGGTAATCAGCCCGGAGAGACCGATCAGATCCGCATTCACCTCTTTGGCGGTTTTGAGAATTTTGTCCGCCGGGACCATCACGCCAAGATCGATAATTTCGTAGTTATTGCACTGCAGCACCACGCCGACGATGTTTTTGCCAATGTCGTGAACGTCGCCTTTTACCGTGGCAATCACCATTTTACCGTTACTGGAGCCCTGCTCTTTGCTGGCTTCGATATAAGGTTCGAGGTAGGCCACCGCCTGTTTCATCACGCGGGCGGATTTCACCACCTGCGGCAGGAACATTTTGCCTTCGCCGAACAGATCGCCGACCACGTTCATGCCGTCCATCAGCGGCCCTTCAATCACCTCGATAGGACGTTCGGCCTGCTGACGCGCTTCTTCGGTGTCCTGTTCGATAAATTCAGTAATGCCCTTCACCAGCGAATATTCGAGACGCTTTTTCACCTCCCAGCTGCGCCATTCCGCCTGCTGGGCATTCGCGCCGTCGTCCGCTTTGCTGCCGCGATATTTTTCCGCCAGCTCAAGTAACCGTTCGGTACTGTCATCACGGCGATTCAGGATCACGTCTTCGACCGCGTCGCGCAGCTCGCCCGGGAGGTCATCATAGATGGCCAGCTGGCCGGCGTTGACGATCCCCATATCCATGCCGTTACGGATCGCATAGTAGAGGAACACGGCGTGGATCGCCTCACGTACCGGGTCATTGCCGCGGAACGAGAACGACACGTTGGAGACCCCGCCGGAGATCAGCGCATGCGGCAGCTCGCGTTTGATGTCTTCGCAGGCGCCGATAAAGTCCTGGGCATAGTTATTGTGCTCTTCAATACCGGTCGCCACCGCGAAGATATTCGGGTCAAAGATAATATCTTCCGGCGGGAAGCCGACCTCTTCGGTGAGAATTTTGTAGGCGCGACGGCAAATCTCAATTTTGCGTTCGCGGGTGTCGGCCTGGCCCACTTCGTCAAAGGCCATCACCACCACCGCGGCGCCGTAGCGGCGCACCAGCTTCGCATGGTGGATAAAGGATTCGACGCCCTCTTTCATCGAAATCGAGTTAACGATGCCTTTGCCCTGAATGCATTTCAAACCCTTTTCAATGACTTCCCACTTGGAGGAGTCGATCATGATCGGTACGCGGGCAATGTCCGGCTCGCCGGCAATCAGGTTGAGGAAGCGCACCATCGCCGCTTCCGCGTCGAGCATCCCCTCGTCCATGTTGATATCGATAATCTGCGCGCCGCTTTCCACCTGCTGACGGGCAACGTCCAGCGCTTCGCTGTACTTTTCTTCTTTAATCAGGCGCTTAAATTTCGCCGAGCCGGTGACGTTGGTACGTTCGCCGACGTTAACGAACAGGCTGTCGTCGCCGATGTTTAGCGGCTCCAGACCGGCGAGGCGGCAGGCCACCGGAATTTCCGGCAACTGACGCGGCGGCAGGCCCGCTACCGCCCGGCTCATGGCGGCGATATGTTCCGGAGTCGTACCGCAGCAGCCGCCAACGATATTAAGGAAACCGGCTTCCGCCCATTCGCGGATCTGCGCCGCCATGGTGTCGGCATCCAGATCGTATTCGCCGAAAGCGTTGGGCAGACCGGCGTTCGGATGCGCGGTGACATAGCATTCGGCGATGCGCGACAGCTCCTGAACATACTGGCGCAGCTCGTCCGGCCCGAGGGCGCAGTTCAGACCAAACGATAAGGCTTCGGCGTGGCGCAGCGAGTTATAGAAAGCTTCGGTGGTCTGCCCGGAAAGCGTGCGGCCGGAGGCGTCGGTAATGGTGCCGGAGATCATTAGCGGCAGGTCAACGCCCAGCGCCTCCAGCTCCTCTTTCACCGCATAGATGGCCGCTTTGGCGTTCAGGGTGTCAAATACCGTTTCAATCAGGATCAGATCCACACCACCTTCCACCAGCGCCCGGGTGGATTCGCGATAGGCGGCCACCAGCTGGTCAAAGGTAATATTACGGAACGCCGGATCGTTCACATCAGGCGAGATAGAGGCGGTACGGTTGGTCGGGCCAAGCACGCCCGCGACGTAGCGCGGTTTTTCCGGCGTGCGGGCCGTCCAGGCGTCGGCGCTGGCGCGGGCCAGCTTCGCCGCGGCAAAGTTGATCTCGGCCGACAGGGATTCCATCTGGTAATCCGCCATCGCGATGGTCGTCGAGTTAAAGGTGTTGGTCTCGATGATATCCGCGCCGGCCTCGAAGTAGGCGTCGTGGATCTCGCGGATCACCTCAGGCTTGCTGAGCACCAGCAGGTCATTGTTGCCTTTCAGGTCGCACGGCCAGTCAGCAAAGCGCTCACCGCGAAAGTCCTGCTCACTCAGACGATAGCCCTGGATCATGGTGCCCATGCCCCCATCCAGGACCAGAATACGTTCTTTTAACTGCTGATGCAGTTGCTCAACTTTGCTGCTCACACTTGCTCCCGACAACGCTCAACTCAGGCCAAATAGCCAACGAACCATACTGGCACAAACCACCGGAGCGGAAAAGACAACAACGGGCAATATGAGACATGTTCAGCTTCACTCCTCCGATGAGTCTGGTTGTGATTGCATTCTCGCCAAATAAAACGAAAATTATTTCCACGATACAGAAAAAGGAGACCGCGATGGCCATTACCCCCGTTCCCGCGAAACGCGGCAGAAAACCCGCGGCAGCCACCGCCCAGCAGGCTGGCGGTCAGGTTCAGTCGCTGACCCGCGGCCTGAAATTGCTCGAATGGATTGCCGAGTCCCACAGCAGCGTCGCGCTAACCGAACTGGCGCAGCAGGCGGGTCTGCCCAATTCAACCACCCACCGTCTGCTGACCACCATGCAGCAGCTGGGCTTCGTCCGCCAGGTGGGCGAGCTGGGCCACTGGGCCGTCGGGGCGCATGCTTTCGTGGTCGGCAGCAGCTTTCTACAAAGCCGCAATCTGCTGGCGATTGTCCATCCGATCCTGCGCCAGCTGATGGAAGATTCCGGTGAAACGGTGAATCTGGCGGTGCTCGACCAGAGCGACCATCAGGCGATCATTATCGACCAGGTGCAATGCACCCAGCTGATGCGGATGTCGGCGCCAATCGGCGGTAAACTGCCGATGCACGCTTCCGGCGCCGGGAAGGCGTTTCTCGCGCAACTGAGCGAAGAGCAGGTCACCAGTTTGCTGCATCGTAAAGGGCTTCATGCCTATACGCATGCCACGCTGGTCTCCCCGCTGCATCTGAAGGAAGATTTAGCCCAGACCCGCAAGCGGGGCTACTCTTTCGATGATGAGGAACACGCGCTCGGCCTGCGCTGTGTCGCCGCCTGCATTTACGATGAACATCGCGAACCGTTCGCGGCAATCTCCATCTCAGGCCCCATCTCGCGTATGACCGATGATCGGGTGACTGAGCTGGGCGCGCTGGTCATTAAGGCCGCGAAAGAGGTCACGCTGGCATACGGCGGGGTTAAATAAAGAAAATGCCCCAGAGGGGCATTTTAAGTAGGCCTGATAAGCGTAGCGCCATCAGGCAGATCGGCGCACCTTGCCGGATGGCGGCGTAAACGCCTTCTCCGGCCTACTGTCGGCGCCATAGCGCACGCTAAACCGCTGCTTGCGCCGGTAGGCGTAGACATCTTCCACATGGCCGTTTTTAATCCGCGTCTGCAGTTCACGCCAGTAGTCGGCGCGCAGCAGGTCGGCATGCATCTCCTCAAACAGCGGTCCAATGCGCGGGTCAGCGCACAGCCAGTGGCGGAACTCCTCCGGGAAAACATCGCCCGGCGAGACGCTATACCACGGCTCGCTGGCCAGCTCATCCTCCGGATAGCGCGGCGGCGGGATATGACGGAAATTCACTTCCGTCATATAGCAGATTTCATCATAGTCGTAGAACACCACCCGGCCATGGCGGGTGACGCCGAAGTTTTTAAACAACATATCGCCAGGAAAGATATTGGCGGCGGCCAGCTGGCGGATAGCATTGCCATACTCTTCTACCGCATCACGTAATGCCTGACCGTTAACCTGCTCCAGCCACAGGTTGAGCGGCACCATTCGCCGTTCAATATACAGATGGCTGATGACGATGCGGTCGCCAAGATCGGTGAGTTTGTTCCCCGCTTCCGCCTGCAGCAGCGCCAGCAGCGCTGGCGCGATTTGCCGTTTATCCAGCACGAAATTTTCAAACTCCTGGGTATCCGCCATCCGCCCGACGCGGTCATGCTCCTTTACCAGCTGATAGCAGGCGCGCACGTGGGCGGCGGTCATCTCTTTCTGCGGCGCGAAGCGGTCTTTGATCACCTTAAACACCCGGTCAAACCCCGGCAGGGTAAACACCAGCATCACCATCCCGCGAATGCCCGGCGCTTCAATAAACTGCTCATCGCAGCGAGTAATGTAATGCAGATATTCGCGATAACTTTCGGTTTTGGCGTGCTTCTGACAGCCAATCGCCATATACAGCTCGGCCGTCGTTTTACCCGGCAGGATCTCGCGCAGCCATTCCACCAGGGCGCCGGGCAGTGGCGCATAAACCATAAAATAGGAACGCGCGAAGCCAAAAACGATGCTCGCTTCGGCATGGGTTGTGAGGCAGGTGTCAACAAACAGCTCACCCTCATCGCTGCGGTGGATCGGCAGCAAAAAAGGCAGCGTCGCCATCGGCATGACCAGTTTGCCCACCAGCCAGGCGGCTTTATTCCGGTAGAACAGCTCATTGGCGACCTGCAGATGACAGCTGGCGAGCAGTTCCTCCCCCAGCGCCTCCTGCAGACTGGCAATGATATAGCCGATGTCCCGCGCTTTATTCTGCCACGGCAGCCGCAGCGGCAGATCGGACAGCACTTTGCCCAGCAGGTGCGACCAGCCGCGTTCCGGAAAGAAATCTTTCGCCAGCGGTCGCGGGAGAGTGCGAAAGGGGCGCTCAGGCTGCGAACTGAAAATAAAGAGCCGCTCGGGGGTCAGCGAGCGGTGGTCAAACAGGCGGCAGTAGACCGAATTGAAAAAGCTCTCGGCAATTTCAAAGCGTGGGTAATCCGGCAAAAGTTGGGTGTACTGCTGTTTCACCCGCAGAAGAAAATCGACGTCGGTACTTTTCCCTTCGGTAATGCAGCGCAGCTGCTCTACTACCAGGCCAACGTGGTGATCGTAGAGATGGATGCGCTGCTTCATCGCCTGCTGCACCGCGTGCCAGTCAGCCTGTTCAAAGCGCTGCTGCGCGCCGGAGGTCACCTCGAGGAAACGCCCGTACTGGGCGTCGAATCCCTGTAATATCGTTTGGGCAATCAGTAATTCCAGACCACGCGTCATCGCTCTCCCCCATCCGGCACCACGTCATGCCGGATGGCGCACTCGCTTATCCGGCCTGCGTCCCTTCACAGGCCCGGTCAGCGTCGCGCCGCCGGGCATGGCTCAAAACTGATCTTCTTCGGTCGAGCCGGTCAGCGCCGTCACCGACGAGGCGCCGCCCTGGATAATCGTGGTGACTTTATCGAAGTAGCCGGTACCCACCTCCTGCTGATGCGAGACGAAGGTGTAGCCTTCCGGCCCGGCGGCGAATTCCGGCTGCTGCACTTTCTCAACATAGTGGCGCATCCCTTCCCCCTGAGCGTAGGCATGGGCGAGGTCGAACATGTTAAACCACATGCTGTGGATCCCGGCGAGGGTAATAAACTGGTATTTGTATCCCATGTCCGACAGCTGCTGCTGGAAGCTGGCGATGGTTTTATCGTCGAGATTTTTCTTCCAGTTAAACGACGGGGAGCAGTTATAGGCCAGCAGTTTGCCCGGGAAACGTGCATGGATAGCCTCGGCAAAGCGGCGCGCCTGCTCAAGATCCGGTTTCGACGTTTCGCACCACACCAGATCGGCATACGGCGCATAAGCCAGCCCGCGACTGATCGCCTGCTCGATCCCGGCGTGGGTGCGGAAGAACCCTTCGCTGGTGCGATCCCCGGTAATAAACTCACGATCGTATGGATCGCAATCAGAGGTAATTAAATCGGCCGCATCGGCATCGGTACGGGCGATCACCAGCGTCGGGACCCCCATCACGTCGGCCGCCAGACGCGCCGCCACCAGCTTCTGAATCGCCTCCTGGGTCGGGACCAGCACTTTACCGCCCATATGGCCGCACTTCTTCACCGATGCCAGCTGATCTTCGAAGTGAACAGCCGCTGCACCGGCTTCAATCATCGATTTCATCAGCTCAAAGGCATTAAGGACGCCGCCAAAACCGGCTTCCGCATCCGCCACGATCGGCAGGAAGTAGTCGATAAAGCGCGGATCGTTCGGCTCAATCCCGGCTGACCACTGGATCTGATCGGCGCGGCGGAAGGTATTGTTGATCCGATCCACCACCGCCGGTACCGAGTTGGCCGGATACAGCGATTGATCCGGATACATGCTGGACGCCAGGTTAGCATCCGCGGCAACCTGCCAGCCGGAGAGATAAATGGCTTCGATGCCGGCCTTCGCCTGCTGCAAGGCCTGGCCGCCGGTCAGCGCGCCGAGACTGTTGATGTACCCTTTCTTCGCCTCACCGTGCAGCAGACGCCACATTTTCGCCGCGCCAAGCTGCGCCAGCGTGCATTCCGGATTCACCGAGCCGCGTAACTTCACCACCTCTTCCGCGCTGTACGGGCGGGTAATACCTTCCCAGCGCGGGTTCGTCCACTCTTTGTTTAATTCTTCGATTTGTTGGGTACGGGT contains the following coding sequences:
- the aceA gene encoding isocitrate lyase, giving the protein MKTRTQQIEELNKEWTNPRWEGITRPYSAEEVVKLRGSVNPECTLAQLGAAKMWRLLHGEAKKGYINSLGALTGGQALQQAKAGIEAIYLSGWQVAADANLASSMYPDQSLYPANSVPAVVDRINNTFRRADQIQWSAGIEPNDPRFIDYFLPIVADAEAGFGGVLNAFELMKSMIEAGAAAVHFEDQLASVKKCGHMGGKVLVPTQEAIQKLVAARLAADVMGVPTLVIARTDADAADLITSDCDPYDREFITGDRTSEGFFRTHAGIEQAISRGLAYAPYADLVWCETSKPDLEQARRFAEAIHARFPGKLLAYNCSPSFNWKKNLDDKTIASFQQQLSDMGYKYQFITLAGIHSMWFNMFDLAHAYAQGEGMRHYVEKVQQPEFAAGPEGYTFVSHQQEVGTGYFDKVTTIIQGGASSVTALTGSTEEDQF